TCCCTAAAAATCAAATTGGTATTAATAACTCATGACTCATGAGTCTATCTTGCAGGTGTTATCACCACACAGCCTAACAAAGATATGTGCATCACAAACACAGCTCGTGGTTGTATTCTTATGTCTTTTCTTTAAGGGTTCTTCAATCTCTTTAGCCTTTTCGGACGGGAATCCTTCCTTATTGCACATGAAGCGTTTAGTCCGGACCACCTCATTTTGCAACTTCTTTTGCTGTCCAATACGAACTCCAAAACCCACATGATGTGCATAGGACTTATACAactcctccacggcctcgaGTCCTTAGAATGCCATCCCAACTTTTGGCTTTAATTTCTCATCACATTTTGGTGTGAAAGATGAACACtgaaacataaataaataatcacAGTCAGCACTATTATGCATAACTTGCAAAACTGAGTAGCACGATGACCATCGAAAGTTTATCAAACTGACAAACAAAGGAatgctttttttctttatggGTGTACATAATTCTCCCTCGGTCATCTGAAATTGCACGTTATTGACTGATTTCCTTGCTGCACATGTAATTCAATGATTAAACTAAATTAGACAAGAAGTACACATGTATGTAGAACATATACTAAGATTGAGTTGATTTATGTACAATGATAAGACAATTAGGAGAGAAGCAGCTGAGTGCATCATATGCACATGCAGTTCAATGATTAAAATAACAGGAAGCACACATGTATGTACAACATACATTAAGATTGACTTTATTTCAGTACTCTCCAACCTGAAAacgcatgttttttttttgagaaaacctGAAAACGCACGTGTGCAAGTCAAGCCACAATCAGCAACAATAGGGCTTTGGAGAAAAGGATCAGGGGCAATAGGGCTTTGGACTTGGAGAAGAACCGTACCAGGGAAAAGGCCATGGAGATCAAGATCGTTGCATCTTGATATCGGTGGGGAGGAGGCCAAGGAGGTTCCCTCCGTTGGTGTTGAACTTGAAGCAGATTTTCCGTCCCTAATTCCAGTGGCCGCCATGCCGATCGATCTCACTCTATGCCACGGGAGTAGTTTTGCCAGAGGAGTCGggagttggggaagatggCATACGCTGGGGTTTTTTTGGCATATTTTCAGGTTAAGTTGGCTTGAGGTGGGCGGTTATTTGCAAGTTTGCCGTGGAAACACTGTCACACGCTTGATTTGAATCGGTTGGCTCAGACGCAAGGGATACACGGATGCATTCAGATGACCGGATTCACCaaatgcatccatatttggacaaatttgagtcacttaacatGTGACGGAAGGAGTATCAGTTATTAGACCTCAAATAAACATCTCAGATTAAGGGTGGAACATCCAATCATTTAAAGACATTTTATGAAAAATCCCACGAGGTGGGATTTTCTAGGGTGGTTTTCATATAATGCATTTAAATGATTAGATTCGTTTGAACCATTTATTTGAGATCTAATGGCTGTGATTAGATTTTCACGTTTCTCAATGAATAGTATAAGTTACTGTGAAATAGTATAAGTTACAATAATGCAATCTAAAGGTATTTTGAAATAGTATAAGTTACAATAATGCTTATAAAGGTATTTAACAACCATAATCCTATGATCCAAAAAAATCCCAGAAGGAAAAATTAAAAGTAAACCAAGTTTGAGCTCAAGGTTTTCTATGGATTTGGAATCATGACAAATGCATTCTGTGTGTATTTAACAACCACCGTTCTATGATTTTAAAAGTCCCCTgtaagaagaaaataaaataaaatcatatttGAGCTCAGGGTATTCTGGTTATAGCAATGCAttctaataaaacaactacaTGTATTACAATTTTGTTGTACAAAATAACCCTTTTAAGAAAGATACCTACATAGTGCTAAGGAGATATGATAAGAAGAATTTATTTTGCTTAATCATATATAGTAGTAACGAATAGtaagataaaaataaaaaaaatcacaaaatgtTTTCCGTACAATTGTGCTAGTTTGGATAAAAGGTGCAACTCACTTATATTTGTTTGTGCAACTTACATATACGAGCcctcatgcatttttttttattttgtcaatACAAGCGTTAGAAGACTACTTTTCTTCTaaattttttaagaaaaatgagaaaactaaataagtaaataagggaaagggaaagtaAATAAATTTGGCACCTGATAATACCACAAGAATCAAAATCAAATGGACATTTGGGATAGGGGACTTCGCATGGAAAATAAAAGCCAAGCTGCACATATCTCATATAAGTAGCTGTATATGTTGGAAAGCCTGCAACTTCAGTATTGACAACTGAATTTTGAACTAGTTAAAAAGAGTTGTTTTCCATACAAAAAGATACAAACAAATCAGCACCAAAACAAGGTCCTTCTAAGGGGAAAAGCCCCTGGGCAACCTATTAATGAGAATGAAGAACTGATCAAACCCATACCAAGAGGAGAATAAGGCTAAGAAGCCGCtgaaagccaaaaaaaataaaatactatAATGAATTTGAGCTATCCATTTAGGTtttagcagcagcaacaacaaaaaaacagcaCTGCCATATGCAGTTAGTTTTCATGACATTGTTACGATCTCAGTCAATGCACTGAGAGCTTAGTTATTGGGCCGAACATTttagtgaaaaaaaatcattgtaaCCTTATCGTAAGAAAACTATTGTTGCAGaggaattttgaaaaaaaaaacacgtcCTATGATCCAGCGGCTCTCCAAGTGGATtgagaaactttttttttttatcatgaccccatatttatatttatcGTAAGAAAAATTTAAACATTCTTTTAGCAAAATGTTTAAATTTCAATCATTGTATCAAAACCGCTGGAATAGATGCAGGTGCTATCTCATTCCTTCCTCTTTTTACGTGCTACCGTTAGATTTAAATCCGCGGCTAGCGGGTTGATTTGTCTCTGACTAAAAAACATATCACTTGTAGGTAACAAAATCGTATTTACATATATTAGTACCATAGTTTTGTTTGAGAATTTTCTTGAATACCACAAGTCAAACATCAGCGCTGTCCAACTTGTCTGCTGTAAGCCGCCATCGACAACGAAACATCAGCCCGCAACGCACAATTCCATTGGCAAACGCTTCAATCTATGTTGCAGCCGCCTATCATCGGTCATCATCAGTTTAAGTACTTGGCCAGTTGGCCTGCTGCTTATCGGCAACGACGATGAAAACTCAGGCCAAAACAAATAGACCTGTAGACCCTGCTAGTAGCCACAAGCCCACCATATAATCTGATGCCCAGCCTCTCCGTCAGGCAGAGAACACAACCAAGCAGGCAGAGAACACaggcacacacacacgcaaATACGCAATGCAAAACACGGTCGTGCTGTACACATGGATGGTCAGGGGTCACCTCCACCCCATGACGCAGTTCGCCAATCACCTCGCCGGACACGGCGTTCCCGtcaccgtcgccgtcgccgatgTTCCCTCTACAGGCAGCTCTGATGAAACCATTGCCCGCCTATCTGCATCCTACCCTTCTGTATCCTTCCACCTGCTCCCGCCGGCAACAGCCCGTTCCGCGGACACGGCCGACCCCGACGCCGACCCTTTCATCACCCTCATCGCCGACCTGCGCGCCACCAACCCCGCCCTCCTTTCCTTCTTGAGGTCCCTCCCGTCTGTAAAGGCTCTCGTCGCAGACTTCTTCTGCGCGTACGGGCTAGATCCCGCCGCAGAGCTCGGCGTCCCAGCCTACCTGTACTTCACCCTGTGCGCGTCGGCCCTTGCTACCTTCCTACATATCCCCATCATGCACTCCGATGTCTCCTTTGGGGACATGGGGCGTTCCTTGCTGCACTTCCCTGGAGTCCACCCAATTCCGGCGACCGACTTGCCCGAAGTCCTGCATGATCGCGACAACAAGCAGTACAGTACAATTCTTGGTCTCTTTGAGCAGCTGCCCAGAGCGACGGGCATACTGTCGAACACCTTCGAGTGGCTGGAGACCCGCTCTGTCAAGGCTATAAAAGATGGGACTCCCCGCCCCGGCGAGTCCCTGCCGAGATTGTTCTGCGTCGGTCCGTTGGTCGGCGAGGAGAGGGGAGGCAGCGAGAGGCATGGATGCCTAAGTTGGTTGGACAAGCAGGCGGACCGGAGTGTGATCTTCCTCTGCTTCGGAAGCGCAAGCTCGGTGCCGGCGGAGCAGCTGAAGGAGATCGCCGTGGGGCTAGAGAAGAGCGGCCACTCGTTCCTCTGGGCCATGCGCGCGCCCGTTGCGCCGGACGCTGACTCGACGAAGCGGTTCGAGGGGCGGGGCGAGGCGGCGTTGGAGACGCTGCTCCCGGAGGGGTTCTTCGACAGGACGCGTGGGCGCGGGATGATCGTGTCGTCATGGGCGCCGCAGGTGGAGGTGCTCCGGCACTCGGCGACCGGCGCGTTCGTGACGCACTGCGGCTGGAACTCGACGATGGAGGCGGTCACGGCGGGGGTGCCGATGGTGTGCTGGCCGATGTACGCGGAGCAGAGGATGAACAAGGTTTTCATCGTGGAGGACATGAAGCTTGGGGTGGTCATGGACGGCTACGACGAGGGGCTGGTGAaagcggaggaggtggaggcgaagGTGCGGCTGATCATGGCGTCCGAGACAGGGAAGGAGATCAGGATGAGGATGGCGCTGGCGAAAGAGATGGCCGCTGATGCGCTGCAGATTGGTGGGTCCTCCACCGAAGCATTGCATGACTTCTTCCGAAGTTTGAAGTTTACAACGCAGGATTGAAGTTCACCCGGTAGTATATTACTTTGGGAAGGCCTGAAGGGGTTAATATCTTCTCCTAAtagggtcttggcctcttgggCGAGATTAGTAAGTTTTCTTTCTTGGTTGTATTTGCAATAAGCTGGCTGATGCACTAGGGGCATCTGGTACAAACATGTAACATGAAACCAGAATTGTTTGTCCGGATCCggttatcctccttttcgagagaaaaaaaaattgtatggaCGGACAGAGCTTCCTGTCTATGTGGTTTGGCTTTCCGTAATTTCACTTGGCATATGAAGTAAACATAATCAATGTTTCtgtacctatctaaaaaatacgaaaCGTTCTCTTCACtgtcgtctgtcaaacttctcataaAACTAGTGGGCCCTCagaattgcatgtatattaggcctatTAAACCGGCTGGCCATTACATGCAACgaatctatctatatatatcccATAAAACTTATGGGCCCCCAAAATTGAatgtatattaggcctactaagCCGACTGACTCATTACCTGTACCGAatctatctatatctatatatgtaccaatgtactccctctgatcatAAATTCTTGAGTCAAATTTGACTagatatggatgtatctattcataaaaaacgtctaaatacatgtaatatttcgacaacaatttagtatcggagggagtaaaaaatacggaccgttccaCCTTATTTCCTCCCTTTTTTTAATCAAGCCCCCGAGACCCATCTCGTCCGCCCGAACCACTCCTTCGTCCGCTCCAGATGGCTGAGCGCCCCTCTCCTGGCGCAGCCCAATAGGAGACCCTTCCTAATCCAACAAAAACACTTCCCCTGGCGCAGCGGAGAAAACACAATTAAAAACCCAAAGATATCTCTTCACACATTCGACCTTGTAACGGCAGGTTGATCTTGCAATGCAGCATATAGTCCAGCATGTGGTGCCTCCTTCCATCCGAGAGCCGGTGGCTCTGGCATGCAGGCTCTATCTTGTCAGACACCGTTTAAATTCAGAAAAAACAGGGGAACATGTTCATTCTCTCAGCCTTCATCCCCAGCGTGTTAATCTGGGCCAACGGGAGCCGCTACGATAACGCGCGCTAAGGCAGTTCAGCCGTGATTATGGGGGATGATTGAGGAGGGGAAAAGAAAGGGAAGGGCCGTGGGATACTGTTCAGAGCACCTGGACGGGTCACGAGCCGAGGAGGTATCATCGAGGGTGGAGATTGCGGCGGACGGCGCGCGTGTGTGCTGCTTTtggcacgaggaggaagacgggcacGAGGGCTCCTACGGGCATGGGCTTGGCGCTCTCGGGGAAGCTGGCCTAAGAGGAAGAACGGGTGTGGCCcaagaataaaaaaagaaaagaagagaaaaataagAGAGAAGACCCAAAAATGGCTTGGCTGGaccgtggcagcgcacgggcatTCTGCTAGTCagatcaaacaaacaaaaaacagacGAAGGTGACAAGACCCAATTACACAACAccaacaagaaaaacacacaTAAAAGGGACCATAGTCGGTGGTCGTTATCTGGAAAAGGGACCATAGTCGGTGGTCATTGTCTGGAAAACAATTATCTTGTTCGAGAGTGAGGTTACATCGTTAACGATAAAAGCATAAGCTAAGGAGGATGATCATATATCTAAACTCTAGCATCCCGGCCACAGGAGAAACGAGCAATGTCATGCGCAGTTTTGTTTGATTTTCAAGGACAATGTTCAattttgatgcacacaaaCTCTCCCAAATAGTGATAACGGTTATCATATATGATAGCCGCGGTAGAGTTTGAAATGCCATTGTCTTGGATCGTCCGGATAAAAATAGCATCGGCAGAATTCACAACCACCCTCGTGCATTCGACgctttaaaaaaaagctagcGAAAGACCGTGGAAGAGCACCCGAGTGTCTGCAGACTCCATATCCGGAATCATGGGTAACCTGCCGGCTGGCACCCATAAAATGGAAGTTTCAAGCACCTAAGAGCAAGTACAACAGTTCTCCTAAAGTCTCCCCAATACCAAATTTAGGGGGGGAAGCCCAAAAACAACGTCCAACAGTTCCCTAAAGCCTCCCGAATATTTTGGCGTCCCCGATCGAGAGCTCTTTCTCCCCTACAGATCGGGGAGCCCAATCCCTCCCCCTATCCACGCGAGGAGCAACAGATGCCTCCCTCCCGCCACCACGCGCCCGCCCCCCTTCTCCTTTCTCTGTTTCTTGCTTCGATTTGGGGTGGCAGATGCGGGAGGCGGCAGCcagcacgcggcggcggcagccaacacgcgggcggcggcggccagatgGGAGCGGCTCTGCTTCGCGGGCGGCGGCTTGAtgggggcggcggtgggctGGCTTGCCGGGATTTGGGGAGAAGGAGCAGGGGCGGCTGACGGATTGGTGGGGAAGAAAGGAGGAAAAAGAGACAGCTCGGTGGGGAAGAAATAGCGGGAGAGGGGGGAAATCCAGCgcgaaaaaaagaaaaagaaaatgattgtTACACAAAATTCTTAAAATATAGATAATAGGAGATCTTTTAGAGAAACTGCTGGAGTTGGACAATTTTTAGGAAAGAATATTTTTAGGAGAGTGCCCTATTTTGAGATATAAGAGAGATATTTTAGGAGAACTGCTGGACTTGGCATAACACAATATACCTTTTCTAAGAAAGATCCAAGCATAACCAGAGAAAAAAATTGCGAAAAAAGAGCCCACGTAACCCATGTTGTTCCATCTCTAAACCATAGCAACGACAGAAAAAACAATCGATAAAGCCCATGCGGCCCATCCCGTAGCATCTCTCAGCAACAAACAAAGCGGTCAAAATTCTCAGCACacatattctaaaaaaaaaactcagcaCACAGGAATCTTGATTTcacttataaaaaaaaacttgattaCAAATCAGACGGGTAACGAGTCGAccaagaaatagaaaaattatACATTGGATACTTCCTTGAGCATCCGGGTCTCCGGGATCTTGATTTCTACGAGTACTCGTAGTATAATTTATTAGGAGTAACCCAtgttttatttctcaaatcgATGACACCTTACAAAATGGAAATGACACAGTAACAATTTCATGTTGATGGAGAGACGGGCACTCGCTTTCAAAAGTAAAAATATTCTACTAGATGCATC
The Brachypodium distachyon strain Bd21 chromosome 2, Brachypodium_distachyon_v3.0, whole genome shotgun sequence genome window above contains:
- the LOC100843771 gene encoding UDP-glycosyltransferase 88F4 encodes the protein MQNTVVLYTWMVRGHLHPMTQFANHLAGHGVPVTVAVADVPSTGSSDETIARLSASYPSVSFHLLPPATARSADTADPDADPFITLIADLRATNPALLSFLRSLPSVKALVADFFCAYGLDPAAELGVPAYLYFTLCASALATFLHIPIMHSDVSFGDMGRSLLHFPGVHPIPATDLPEVLHDRDNKQYSTILGLFEQLPRATGILSNTFEWLETRSVKAIKDGTPRPGESLPRLFCVGPLVGEERGGSERHGCLSWLDKQADRSVIFLCFGSASSVPAEQLKEIAVGLEKSGHSFLWAMRAPVAPDADSTKRFEGRGEAALETLLPEGFFDRTRGRGMIVSSWAPQVEVLRHSATGAFVTHCGWNSTMEAVTAGVPMVCWPMYAEQRMNKVFIVEDMKLGVVMDGYDEGLVKAEEVEAKVRLIMASETGKEIRMRMALAKEMAADALQIGGSSTEALHDFFRSLKFTTQD